From the genome of Geothrix sp. 21YS21S-4, one region includes:
- a CDS encoding UbiX family flavin prenyltransferase — protein MGLRFTLAITGATGSAFGVALLRRMSASPAVEEVALLISPTGRRCLLDETGLAPKDLAAFAKVSLRDERDLGADISSGSYRHDGMAILPCSAGALGRIAAGTSESLVSRAADVCLKERRPLVLCLRETPLNRIHLENMLRAQGAGAVIMPLMPSFYTAPKTLDDLYDTFATRVLDQLGLREEDPRRWGN, from the coding sequence ATGGGCCTGCGCTTCACCCTGGCCATCACCGGCGCCACGGGCTCGGCCTTCGGCGTGGCCCTCCTGCGGCGGATGTCGGCCAGCCCGGCGGTGGAGGAGGTCGCGCTCCTCATCTCGCCCACGGGCCGCCGCTGCCTGCTGGACGAGACGGGCCTGGCGCCCAAGGATCTGGCCGCGTTCGCCAAGGTGAGCCTGCGGGACGAGCGGGACCTGGGCGCCGACATCTCGTCGGGATCCTACCGCCACGACGGAATGGCGATCCTCCCGTGCAGCGCCGGAGCCCTGGGGCGCATCGCCGCGGGCACGAGCGAGAGCCTGGTCAGCCGGGCCGCTGACGTCTGCCTCAAGGAGCGGCGGCCGCTGGTCCTCTGTCTCCGGGAGACGCCGCTGAACCGCATCCATCTGGAGAACATGCTCCGCGCCCAGGGGGCCGGGGCGGTGATCATGCCCCTCATGCCCAGCTTCTACACGGCTCCCAAGACCCTGGACGACCTCTACGACACCTTCGCCACCCGCGTCCTCGACCAGCTGGGGCTGCGGGAAGAAGATCCCCGGCGGTGGGGGAACTAG